The following coding sequences are from one Frigoribacterium sp. Leaf415 window:
- a CDS encoding Nramp family divalent metal transporter, with the protein MSSTDTRRADADPLRDGRSPQIVHARPRGTLLGPAFVAAIAYVDPGNVAANLTAGASYQYTLLWVLVLANAIAVLVQYLSAKLGIVTGRSLPEVMGTRLRRRPLRLAYWGQAELVAAATDVAEIIGGALALQLLFGVPLVVGGLITGLVSLGLLMLTRYRRGRVFQTVVIALLAVLTLGFCAGLLFAPPSAGGMLAGLVPRFEDSTAVLLAASMLGATVMPHAVYLHSALTRDHHGVVAEGADRARVLKATRWDVVLALLVAGGVNIAMLVLAASTLSGQDGTDTIPGAQRAIAAALGPVIGVLFAVGLLASGLASTSIGAMAGAEIMKGLLHVQVPLMVRRVVTLIPALVLLATGISPTWLLVLSQVVLSFGIAFALVPLVVATSDRSLMGTGVNAVGTRVAGWAAVVVVVALNLVLIGLTVSGA; encoded by the coding sequence ATGAGCTCGACCGACACCCGACGCGCCGACGCCGACCCGCTCCGTGACGGCCGCTCCCCGCAGATCGTCCACGCACGGCCGCGCGGCACCCTGCTGGGCCCGGCGTTCGTCGCCGCGATCGCCTACGTCGACCCGGGCAACGTCGCCGCGAACCTCACCGCGGGGGCGTCGTACCAGTACACGTTGCTCTGGGTGCTCGTGCTGGCCAACGCCATCGCCGTGCTCGTCCAGTACCTCTCGGCCAAGCTCGGCATCGTCACGGGGCGGTCGCTGCCCGAGGTCATGGGGACGCGCCTCCGTCGTCGGCCCCTCCGGCTCGCGTACTGGGGGCAGGCCGAACTGGTGGCCGCCGCGACCGACGTCGCCGAGATCATCGGCGGCGCCCTCGCGCTCCAGCTGCTCTTCGGGGTGCCGCTCGTCGTGGGTGGCCTCATCACCGGCCTCGTCTCGCTCGGCCTGCTGATGCTCACGAGGTACCGCCGCGGCCGGGTCTTCCAGACCGTGGTCATCGCCCTGCTGGCCGTCCTCACGCTCGGCTTCTGTGCGGGGCTGCTCTTCGCCCCGCCCTCGGCGGGCGGCATGCTCGCCGGTCTCGTGCCCCGCTTCGAGGACAGCACGGCGGTGCTGCTGGCCGCCTCGATGCTCGGCGCGACGGTCATGCCGCACGCGGTCTACCTGCACTCCGCCCTCACCCGCGACCACCACGGAGTCGTCGCCGAGGGGGCCGACCGGGCCCGCGTCCTGAAGGCCACGCGCTGGGACGTCGTCCTCGCGCTGCTGGTCGCCGGTGGCGTGAACATCGCCATGCTCGTCCTCGCGGCCTCGACCCTCTCTGGCCAGGACGGCACCGACACCATCCCCGGGGCGCAGCGGGCGATCGCCGCGGCTCTCGGGCCCGTGATCGGCGTCCTCTTCGCCGTCGGCCTGCTCGCGTCGGGTCTCGCGTCCACCTCGATCGGGGCGATGGCGGGTGCCGAGATCATGAAGGGCCTGCTGCACGTGCAGGTGCCGCTCATGGTGCGCCGGGTCGTCACGCTGATCCCGGCCCTCGTGCTGCTCGCGACGGGCATCAGCCCGACCTGGTTGCTCGTGCTCAGCCAGGTGGTGCTGAGCTTCGGCATCGCCTTCGCGCTGGTGCCGCTCGTCGTCGCCACGAGTGATCGCTCGCTGATGGGCACGGGCGTCAACGCCGTGGGGACGCGCGTCGCCGGATGGGCGGCCGTGGTGGTCGTCGTCGCGCTCAACCTCGTGCTGATCGGGCTGACCGTCTCGGGGGCGTGA
- a CDS encoding acylphosphatase, producing the protein MDDVIRRRALVHGSVQGVGFRFSTEGEADRLDVGGFVRNLPDGTVEVEVEGRPDRVALLLEWLDEGPRGARVDRVDVSELAPVGESEFSTRH; encoded by the coding sequence ATGGACGACGTGATCAGACGCCGGGCCCTCGTGCACGGCTCGGTGCAGGGCGTGGGTTTCCGTTTCTCGACCGAGGGCGAGGCGGACCGACTGGACGTCGGCGGCTTCGTCCGCAACCTGCCCGACGGGACGGTCGAGGTCGAGGTCGAGGGACGGCCCGACCGGGTGGCGCTGCTCCTCGAGTGGCTGGACGAGGGACCCCGTGGGGCCCGGGTCGACCGGGTCGACGTGAGCGAGCTCGCCCCCGTGGGCGAGAGCGAGTTCAGCACGCGCCACTAG
- a CDS encoding ABC transporter ATP-binding protein, which produces MHEANRLRLADVEIRYGRRPVVVAPALEIARSSTTALVGASGSGKSSLLRCLTGLQRPSSGRVFVDDLDLTSLSPSRLARRRRELFGIVLQDGGLVPSLSALDNVQVALDLRRIPRSRSTARSTLADLGLTRLADRRPDELSGGERQRVAFARVLAQRAPFATLDEPTSSLDAESRADVVDGIRALAAAGCGTVLVTHDLELAAGVDAVAAITEGQVVTHPGPTTASDIRRRMRAVHDLQSER; this is translated from the coding sequence ATGCACGAGGCGAATCGACTGCGGCTGGCGGACGTCGAGATCCGGTACGGGCGCCGACCGGTGGTGGTAGCCCCTGCACTCGAGATCGCCAGGTCGTCCACGACGGCACTCGTGGGAGCATCCGGCAGCGGCAAGAGCTCTCTGCTCCGGTGCCTGACGGGCCTCCAGCGCCCTTCCTCGGGCCGGGTCTTCGTCGACGACCTCGATCTCACCTCCCTGTCCCCGTCCCGGCTCGCTCGCCGACGGCGTGAGCTGTTCGGCATCGTCCTGCAGGACGGCGGCCTCGTTCCGTCGTTGTCGGCCTTGGACAACGTGCAGGTCGCCCTCGACCTCCGCCGCATCCCGAGGTCGCGATCCACCGCCCGATCGACCCTCGCCGACCTCGGCCTGACCCGACTGGCCGACCGACGACCCGACGAGCTGTCCGGCGGCGAGCGGCAGAGAGTCGCCTTCGCCCGGGTGCTGGCCCAGCGAGCACCCTTCGCGACGTTGGACGAACCGACCTCGAGCCTCGACGCCGAGAGCCGCGCCGACGTCGTCGACGGCATCCGCGCTCTCGCGGCCGCGGGGTGCGGCACGGTGCTGGTCACCCACGATCTCGAGCTCGCCGCGGGCGTCGACGCCGTCGCGGCGATCACCGAGGGGCAGGTCGTCACGCATCCGGGCCCGACGACGGCGTCGGACATCCGCCGACGGATGCGAGCCGTGCACGACCTTCAGAGCGAGAGATGA
- a CDS encoding methylated-DNA--[protein]-cysteine S-methyltransferase, which translates to MTASPADASTDPRALLTGLDPADDRLAALHARFAEAALDAGAVDVAYRTLDSPVGRLLVCATDVGVLRVAFEIEGHDAVLDRLASTVSPRIVEAPSRLDAVARELDEYFRGERRAFDLPLDRRLSKGFQRTVLEHLPDIGYGATASYASVALASGSPRAVRAVGTACATNPLPVVVPCHRVVRSDGTAGNYRGGMAAKQILIDLEARA; encoded by the coding sequence ATGACCGCCTCCCCCGCCGACGCGTCCACAGACCCGCGCGCCCTGTTGACCGGTCTCGACCCGGCCGACGACCGTCTCGCCGCCCTGCACGCCCGCTTCGCCGAGGCCGCCCTCGACGCCGGGGCGGTCGACGTGGCCTACCGCACCCTCGACTCCCCCGTCGGGCGGCTGCTCGTCTGCGCGACCGACGTGGGCGTGCTGCGGGTGGCCTTCGAGATCGAGGGGCACGACGCGGTGCTCGACCGCCTGGCCTCGACCGTCAGCCCCCGCATCGTCGAGGCTCCGTCGCGGCTCGACGCCGTGGCACGCGAGCTCGACGAGTACTTCCGCGGCGAGCGCCGCGCGTTCGACCTGCCGCTCGACCGGCGTCTGTCGAAGGGCTTCCAGCGGACGGTGCTCGAGCACCTGCCCGACATCGGCTACGGCGCGACGGCGAGCTACGCCTCGGTCGCCCTCGCCTCGGGCAGCCCCCGGGCGGTGCGGGCCGTCGGCACGGCCTGCGCCACCAACCCGCTGCCGGTCGTCGTGCCCTGTCACCGGGTGGTGCGGAGCGACGGGACCGCCGGCAACTACCGTGGGGGCATGGCGGCCAAGCAGATTCTGATCGACCTCGAGGCACGCGCGTGA
- a CDS encoding SRPBCC family protein, translated as MPAADIVRTVTLAAPPALVFDAVTTGTGGWLWPGEVEPREGGAAGPGAIITAWQPGRHYANRMEGEGGWFNELDFALEAGDDAPGVTRLTYRHSSVFDEGQLPGVEEHTDFYLHTLAEYVAWFPARAATFTNVDAPESSRAAGSFDRVLQALDLADGVEVGDAVVVDLPAVGPVTAGLSYRTASFVGLRTATTLVRVFGRETWGAGVSVSVHDFAAGPDSAATGTAWQGWLDDLFA; from the coding sequence GTGCCCGCTGCCGACATCGTCCGGACCGTCACCCTCGCCGCGCCTCCCGCCCTGGTCTTCGACGCCGTGACCACGGGCACCGGTGGGTGGCTCTGGCCCGGCGAGGTCGAACCCCGAGAAGGAGGCGCGGCGGGACCGGGTGCGATCATCACGGCCTGGCAGCCGGGTCGCCATTACGCCAACCGCATGGAGGGTGAGGGCGGGTGGTTCAACGAGCTCGACTTCGCTCTCGAAGCGGGTGACGATGCCCCCGGGGTGACCCGACTGACCTACCGGCACTCGAGCGTGTTCGACGAGGGACAGCTGCCGGGCGTCGAGGAGCACACGGACTTCTACCTGCACACCCTCGCCGAGTACGTCGCGTGGTTCCCGGCCCGCGCGGCCACGTTCACGAACGTCGACGCCCCGGAGTCGTCGCGGGCGGCGGGATCGTTCGACCGGGTGCTGCAGGCCCTCGACCTGGCCGACGGCGTCGAGGTCGGTGACGCCGTCGTGGTCGACCTGCCCGCCGTGGGTCCGGTCACCGCGGGGCTCTCGTACCGCACCGCGTCGTTCGTCGGGCTGCGGACGGCCACCACGCTGGTCCGCGTCTTCGGGCGCGAGACGTGGGGTGCCGGGGTCAGCGTCAGCGTGCACGACTTCGCCGCGGGCCCCGATTCCGCCGCGACCGGAACGGCCTGGCAGGGGTGGCTCGACGACCTGTTCGCGTGA
- a CDS encoding RBBP9/YdeN family alpha/beta hydrolase — protein sequence MTDATAPTPTPFSTPPTAYLILHGWQNHRPEGHWQRWLADELEARGHVVRYPQLPDADEPTPAAWDDAVRRELDGLPGDLPLTVLCHSLSCLLWLRLQAGDAPPRADRVALVAPPSPELIAGQPIHAFVAGDLFDGRRLSPGGSAEAVVVAGDDDEWLPLGPVDTWEARVDAPVVVVPRGGHLTPDSGYGEWPAVLAWALGVPAAEAFG from the coding sequence GTGACCGACGCGACCGCCCCGACGCCGACCCCGTTCTCGACTCCGCCCACGGCCTACCTGATCCTGCACGGCTGGCAGAACCACCGCCCCGAGGGCCACTGGCAGCGGTGGCTCGCCGACGAGCTCGAGGCCCGCGGGCACGTCGTGCGCTACCCGCAGCTGCCCGACGCCGACGAACCCACGCCCGCCGCCTGGGACGATGCGGTGCGACGCGAGCTCGACGGCCTCCCCGGGGACCTGCCGCTGACGGTGCTGTGCCACAGCCTCTCGTGCCTGCTCTGGCTGAGGCTTCAGGCCGGCGACGCGCCTCCGCGGGCCGACCGGGTCGCGCTCGTCGCGCCTCCTTCGCCCGAGCTGATCGCCGGGCAGCCGATCCACGCGTTCGTGGCCGGCGACCTGTTCGACGGACGTCGGCTCTCGCCCGGCGGGTCCGCCGAGGCGGTCGTCGTCGCCGGGGACGACGACGAGTGGCTGCCGCTCGGCCCGGTCGACACCTGGGAGGCGCGGGTCGACGCCCCGGTCGTCGTCGTGCCCCGAGGCGGTCACCTCACCCCCGACTCGGGCTACGGAGAGTGGCCGGCCGTGCTGGCCTGGGCGCTCGGGGTGCCCGCGGCGGAGGCGTTCGGCTGA
- a CDS encoding alpha/beta fold hydrolase, with translation MSPRRRHAGSARRAAARDASRSGDVDTNVTVRRVERDDLYVRVNTIGDTGERPFVLVPGIGVSSDYFERLAPNLNEFGPVHALDLPGFAGVPHPGHALTIREYADLVGTAIDELGLDDPVVVGHSMGTQIVVDLAARRPDLSTVVLIGPVIDPAHRRVLEQAVRFARAAWHEPGRVKFLALSAYVLCGVRWFSRILPKMMTYPIEQHLPQIAADTLVIRGEHDAVAPREWVRRVGELLPSSRLWEMPGAAHSVMHAHAEEVAKLCVEHAQQPIRHDEGDELHHYVDAGDGDESDDFSPSPADFVKAVGARLRSTAATMRGDDEALATAKTDHAESMQAAFDRRQAEKVAAGDEPDDGPHIEPTTGDARR, from the coding sequence ATGAGTCCTCGACGTCGCCACGCCGGTTCGGCCCGCCGCGCGGCCGCCCGCGACGCCTCGCGCTCGGGCGACGTCGACACGAACGTGACCGTCCGGCGCGTCGAGCGGGACGACCTCTACGTGCGGGTCAACACGATCGGCGACACCGGAGAGCGTCCGTTCGTGCTCGTGCCGGGCATCGGCGTCTCGTCCGACTACTTCGAACGCCTCGCACCGAACCTCAACGAGTTCGGCCCGGTACACGCCCTCGACCTGCCGGGCTTCGCCGGGGTGCCGCACCCGGGCCACGCCCTCACCATCCGCGAGTACGCCGACCTGGTCGGCACCGCGATCGACGAGCTCGGGCTCGACGACCCGGTCGTCGTCGGGCACTCGATGGGCACGCAGATCGTCGTCGACCTCGCCGCGCGGCGGCCCGACCTGTCGACCGTCGTGCTGATCGGGCCCGTGATCGACCCGGCCCACCGCCGCGTGCTCGAACAGGCGGTGCGCTTCGCCCGCGCCGCCTGGCACGAGCCCGGCCGGGTGAAGTTCCTGGCTCTCAGCGCCTACGTGCTCTGCGGGGTGCGCTGGTTCTCGCGCATCCTGCCCAAGATGATGACGTACCCAATCGAACAGCACCTGCCGCAGATCGCCGCCGACACCCTCGTCATCCGAGGTGAGCACGACGCCGTCGCCCCGCGCGAGTGGGTCCGCCGCGTCGGCGAGCTGCTGCCCTCGTCCCGCCTGTGGGAGATGCCCGGCGCCGCCCACTCCGTCATGCACGCCCACGCCGAGGAGGTCGCCAAGCTCTGCGTCGAGCACGCCCAGCAGCCGATCCGACACGACGAGGGCGACGAGCTGCACCACTACGTCGACGCCGGCGACGGCGACGAGAGCGACGACTTCAGCCCCAGCCCCGCCGACTTCGTCAAGGCCGTCGGGGCGCGCCTGCGCTCGACCGCGGCGACCATGCGCGGTGACGACGAGGCCCTCGCGACGGCCAAGACGGACCACGCCGAGTCGATGCAGGCGGCGTTCGACCGTCGTCAGGCCGAGAAGGTCGCGGCCGGCGACGAGCCCGACGACGGCCCGCACATCGAGCCCACCACCGGCGACGCCCGCCGCTGA
- a CDS encoding DUF1990 family protein, which produces MTSHPSPSRPPRSRRPRTPRPRRSPRARFGDGYAFDGEPTLDGPPPAGFHVTTRSRVIGHGRAAFDAAGDAVLHWQVHRGSGFVPLEVPDRVTVGATSVWGVTFGPLHPPAACRVFAVVRTETEIGFGHAALVGHPQRGWESYRVRHHDDDRVTLDIRVVWRPAAWWMRAAGPASALALSLILRRNLRALDGVVTSA; this is translated from the coding sequence ATGACGTCACACCCGTCGCCGTCGCGACCGCCCCGGTCACGCCGGCCGCGCACGCCCCGCCCGCGCCGCTCGCCCCGGGCCCGGTTCGGCGACGGCTACGCCTTCGACGGCGAGCCGACCCTCGACGGCCCGCCGCCCGCCGGGTTCCACGTCACGACCCGCAGCCGGGTGATCGGCCACGGCCGGGCCGCCTTCGACGCCGCGGGCGACGCCGTGCTGCACTGGCAGGTGCACCGCGGCTCGGGTTTCGTGCCGCTCGAGGTGCCCGACCGCGTGACCGTCGGCGCGACGAGCGTCTGGGGCGTCACCTTCGGCCCCCTGCACCCACCGGCCGCCTGCCGCGTGTTCGCCGTCGTACGGACCGAGACCGAGATCGGCTTCGGCCACGCCGCCCTGGTCGGCCACCCCCAGCGCGGCTGGGAGAGCTACCGCGTGCGCCACCACGACGACGACCGCGTGACGCTCGACATCCGTGTCGTCTGGCGCCCCGCCGCCTGGTGGATGCGTGCCGCCGGGCCCGCGTCGGCGCTCGCCCTCTCGCTGATCCTGCGGCGCAACCTGCGTGCGCTGGACGGCGTCGTGACCTCCGCCTGA
- a CDS encoding RNA polymerase sigma factor: protein MEPFERVVARHGRTVWRVCRAVLDEHDTDDAWSETFVAALVAYPSLPASTNLEAWLVTIAHRKAIDVLRARDRRPRPVETVPEPPHAPPHDEAMARTDELDGALRTLPPGQRRAVVYHHLVGLSHREIAEVTGISADAARRASADGIAALRRLLAEPGTPRPTGTSGRVARRAPVPSASVPSARVPSAPVPSASPEPKGTR from the coding sequence GTGGAACCCTTCGAGCGGGTGGTCGCCCGGCACGGTCGCACGGTGTGGCGCGTGTGCCGGGCCGTGCTCGACGAGCACGACACCGACGACGCGTGGAGCGAGACGTTCGTGGCGGCTCTCGTCGCCTATCCGTCGCTGCCCGCGTCGACGAACCTCGAGGCGTGGCTGGTGACCATCGCGCACCGCAAGGCGATCGACGTGCTGCGGGCGCGGGACCGCCGCCCCCGCCCGGTCGAGACGGTGCCCGAACCGCCGCACGCGCCTCCTCACGACGAGGCCATGGCTCGCACGGACGAACTGGACGGGGCGTTGCGGACCCTGCCGCCAGGGCAGCGCCGGGCCGTGGTCTACCACCACCTCGTCGGGCTGTCGCATCGCGAGATCGCCGAGGTGACCGGCATCAGCGCGGACGCGGCCCGGCGCGCGTCCGCCGACGGGATCGCGGCGCTGCGCCGACTGCTGGCCGAACCGGGGACGCCCCGACCGACCGGCACCTCGGGGCGGGTCGCCCGCCGCGCCCCCGTCCCGTCCGCCTCCGTTCCGTCCGCCCGAGTCCCGTCCGCCCCCGTCCCGTCCGCCTCTCCCGAGCCGAAGGGCACCCGATGA
- a CDS encoding methylated-DNA--[protein]-cysteine S-methyltransferase, translating to MSVHTTVDTPVGTLTVVGAEAGLVGLYFDEHRHLPDPTGFGPVSRDGVGLSDFAEVERQLGGYFGGERRSFDLPLAPRGNDFQVRVWDLLRDIPFGETRSYGQLATALGGVGLARAVGAANGLNPLSIVVPCHRVVGSGGALVGYAGGLDRKRFLLGLEADQPSGPESGRLF from the coding sequence GTGAGCGTCCACACCACCGTCGACACCCCCGTCGGCACGCTGACCGTCGTCGGGGCCGAGGCGGGCCTCGTCGGCCTCTACTTCGACGAGCACCGCCACCTGCCCGATCCGACCGGCTTCGGCCCGGTCTCGCGGGACGGTGTCGGACTGAGCGACTTCGCCGAGGTCGAGCGTCAGCTCGGTGGGTACTTCGGCGGCGAGCGCCGCTCCTTCGACCTGCCGCTGGCACCGCGCGGCAACGACTTCCAGGTGCGGGTGTGGGACCTGCTGCGCGACATCCCCTTCGGCGAGACGCGCAGCTACGGGCAGCTCGCGACCGCGCTCGGCGGCGTCGGCCTGGCCCGGGCGGTCGGCGCCGCCAACGGACTCAACCCGCTGAGCATCGTCGTGCCCTGCCACCGCGTGGTCGGTTCGGGCGGGGCCCTCGTCGGCTACGCCGGCGGGCTCGACCGCAAACGGTTCCTGCTCGGGCTCGAGGCCGACCAGCCGTCGGGCCCCGAGTCCGGTCGGCTCTTCTGA
- a CDS encoding M18 family aminopeptidase has product MTDTRPHLDDFARFIQASPSSFHAAAEAARRLDDAGFVALDETAEWPTGPGRRYVVRDGAVIAWIEPATATATTPFRVVGAHTDSPGFKLKPKPTTGTRGWLQAGVEVYGGPLFNSWLDRDLEFAGRLVTRSGETHLVRTGPLLRFPQLAVHLDRGVNADGLKLDPQRHLNPVVGAGPLDEADVLGHLAGLAGLTGADVTGYDVVVADTAPPAVLGLSGELFAAGRMDNLSSTHAGLVALIETATAGVELDHVAVFAAFDHEEVGSATPSGAAGPLLEDVLARVSAGLGATTTDHRRALAGSWCLSADAGHAVHPNYPERHDPVNQPVVNRGPLLKINANQRYATDGLGAAEWSRACEQAGVPFQEFVSNNSVPCGSTIGPITATRLGIRTIDVGIPLLGMHSARELCGADDPAYLSRAAAAFLAPDA; this is encoded by the coding sequence ATGACTGACACGCGCCCCCACCTCGACGACTTCGCCCGCTTCATCCAGGCCTCGCCCTCGTCCTTCCACGCCGCGGCCGAGGCCGCCCGTCGGCTCGACGACGCCGGGTTCGTCGCCCTCGACGAGACCGCCGAGTGGCCCACCGGCCCGGGGCGGCGCTACGTCGTGCGTGACGGCGCGGTCATCGCCTGGATCGAGCCCGCCACGGCGACGGCCACGACGCCGTTCCGCGTCGTCGGGGCGCACACCGACTCCCCCGGCTTCAAGCTGAAGCCCAAGCCGACGACCGGCACCCGTGGCTGGCTGCAGGCCGGTGTCGAGGTCTACGGCGGCCCGTTGTTCAACTCGTGGCTCGACCGCGACCTCGAGTTCGCCGGTCGACTGGTCACCCGCAGCGGCGAGACGCACCTCGTGCGCACCGGGCCGCTGCTGCGCTTCCCGCAGCTCGCCGTCCACCTCGACCGAGGCGTCAACGCCGACGGCCTGAAGCTCGACCCCCAGCGCCACCTGAACCCCGTGGTCGGGGCGGGGCCGCTCGACGAGGCCGACGTCCTCGGCCACCTCGCCGGGTTGGCGGGGCTGACCGGAGCCGACGTGACCGGGTACGACGTGGTCGTGGCCGACACCGCGCCTCCTGCGGTCCTGGGGCTCTCCGGCGAGCTGTTCGCCGCCGGGCGCATGGACAACCTGTCGTCGACCCACGCGGGTCTCGTCGCGTTGATCGAGACCGCGACGGCGGGTGTCGAGCTCGACCACGTCGCCGTGTTCGCGGCGTTCGACCACGAAGAGGTCGGGTCGGCCACGCCCTCGGGTGCGGCCGGGCCGCTGCTCGAGGACGTGCTCGCCCGGGTCTCGGCCGGTCTCGGGGCGACGACGACCGACCACCGCCGGGCCCTCGCCGGGTCGTGGTGCCTGAGCGCGGACGCCGGGCACGCCGTGCACCCGAACTACCCCGAGCGGCACGACCCGGTCAACCAGCCGGTCGTCAACCGCGGGCCGCTGCTCAAGATCAACGCCAACCAGCGCTACGCCACCGACGGGCTCGGGGCGGCCGAGTGGTCGCGGGCGTGCGAGCAGGCCGGTGTGCCGTTCCAGGAGTTCGTCTCGAACAACTCGGTGCCCTGCGGCTCGACCATCGGGCCGATCACGGCGACGCGGCTCGGCATCCGCACGATCGACGTCGGCATCCCGCTGCTCGGCATGCACTCGGCCCGCGAGTTGTGCGGCGCCGACGATCCGGCCTACCTGTCACGCGCCGCCGCGGCCTTCCTCGCGCCGGACGCGTAG
- a CDS encoding DNA-3-methyladenine glycosylase I, translated as MPSDPAGAGVVVGDDGLARPVWASTDPLLRDYYDTEWGLPVRDERGLFERLSLEAFQSGLSWATILRKRPAFRTAFADFDPEVVARFDDDDRERLMADAGIVRNRLKVDATIRNARATLDLRADGGLVDFVWSFRPAETPRPRTMAEVPTTSPESLALSKALKAKGFTFVGPTTMHALMEAAGIVDTHLVDSHRRGSSGVWGDDGRPVADGDGGAAGS; from the coding sequence GTGCCGTCGGACCCGGCCGGCGCGGGCGTCGTGGTCGGTGACGACGGGCTGGCCCGGCCGGTCTGGGCGTCGACCGACCCGCTGCTGCGCGACTACTACGACACCGAGTGGGGGCTGCCGGTCCGGGACGAGCGCGGCCTGTTCGAGCGGCTGAGCCTCGAGGCGTTCCAGTCGGGGCTGTCGTGGGCGACGATCCTACGCAAGCGGCCCGCATTCCGCACCGCGTTCGCCGACTTCGACCCCGAGGTGGTCGCCCGCTTCGACGACGACGACCGGGAGCGCCTGATGGCCGACGCAGGCATCGTCCGCAACCGGCTCAAGGTCGACGCGACGATCCGCAACGCGCGGGCGACGCTCGACCTGCGCGCCGACGGCGGGCTCGTCGACTTCGTCTGGTCGTTCCGGCCCGCCGAGACGCCCCGGCCCCGCACGATGGCGGAGGTGCCGACGACGTCGCCCGAGTCGCTCGCGCTCTCGAAGGCTCTCAAGGCGAAGGGGTTCACCTTCGTGGGGCCGACCACCATGCACGCCCTGATGGAGGCCGCGGGCATCGTCGACACGCACCTCGTCGACAGCCACCGGCGCGGGTCGTCGGGGGTGTGGGGCGACGACGGTCGGCCCGTGGCGGACGGCGACGGCGGGGCGGCCGGGTCGTGA
- a CDS encoding DNA-3-methyladenine glycosylase family protein, producing MTEAWSDATAPDSTAPGAAAPGVAAARFVVEPVGAWDHAHAVGLLAAHSVPGAEATDVAAASHARLVELGSGAARASYRLDLSFASTGVDVTVTGPDGVLPTEATVDEARRVVRTWLDLDTDLDDVERGFADDPVLGPLVAARPGIRVTGNPDGFETAAMTVLGQQVSLAAARTFTGRLVAAYGEPVAGTGLTRFPRAERLAASDVDELRAAVGVTNGRARTIHALAEVVADGLVIAPDVDHADARRRLLAVPGIGPWTVEYLAVRALGDRDAWPAGDLVLRRVMGGLTTKQAEAAGAAWSPWRAYALFHLWAAVLPTAP from the coding sequence GTGACGGAGGCCTGGTCCGACGCGACGGCACCCGACTCGACGGCACCCGGCGCGGCGGCACCCGGGGTGGCGGCCGCGCGCTTCGTCGTCGAGCCCGTCGGAGCCTGGGACCACGCCCACGCCGTGGGGTTGCTGGCCGCGCACAGCGTGCCGGGGGCCGAAGCCACCGACGTCGCCGCGGCGTCGCACGCGCGTCTGGTCGAGCTGGGCTCGGGGGCCGCGCGCGCCTCCTACCGTCTCGACCTGTCGTTCGCGTCGACCGGGGTCGACGTGACGGTGACCGGGCCCGACGGCGTGCTGCCGACGGAGGCGACGGTCGACGAGGCCCGACGCGTCGTGCGGACGTGGCTCGACCTCGACACCGACCTCGACGACGTCGAGCGGGGCTTCGCCGACGACCCGGTGCTCGGGCCGCTCGTCGCGGCGCGTCCGGGCATCCGCGTGACGGGCAACCCCGACGGGTTCGAGACGGCCGCGATGACCGTGCTCGGGCAGCAGGTCTCGCTCGCCGCGGCGCGCACCTTCACCGGGCGACTCGTGGCGGCCTACGGCGAGCCGGTCGCGGGGACGGGCCTCACGCGGTTCCCCCGGGCCGAGCGACTGGCGGCCTCCGACGTCGACGAGCTGCGGGCCGCGGTCGGGGTGACGAACGGTCGGGCGCGGACGATCCACGCCCTGGCCGAGGTCGTCGCCGACGGGCTCGTGATCGCGCCCGACGTCGATCACGCCGACGCGCGTCGACGCCTGCTCGCCGTGCCCGGCATCGGCCCGTGGACGGTCGAGTACCTCGCGGTGCGTGCCCTCGGCGACCGCGACGCCTGGCCCGCGGGCGACCTCGTGCTGCGGCGCGTGATGGGCGGCCTGACGACGAAGCAGGCCGAGGCCGCCGGAGCGGCGTGGTCGCCCTGGCGCGCCTACGCCCTGTTCCACCTCTGGGCCGCGGTGCTGCCGACCGCGCCGTGA